The following coding sequences lie in one Arachis ipaensis cultivar K30076 chromosome B03, Araip1.1, whole genome shotgun sequence genomic window:
- the LOC107629551 gene encoding NAD(H) kinase 1 isoform X1, giving the protein MAPNKLNSSSGNSSVHGSQSDNGFISSFSLFPEKAVQELLQSPVQGSDDHLIEFSEALRTVAKALRRVAEGKASAQAEAAEWKRKFELERARNMQFDPTEKSSLENQADLGDVRTNSPANHPPLSKKANERFERCCSSNGICSHEVLRDGKSDSDSKMVRKASFKLSWYCKGEQSDQHKHDVVSFEKGNITTAERSSKQISLKWESSPQTVLILTKPNSLSVQILCVEMVRWLRQQKKLNIYVEPRVRVDLLTESSYFNFVETWNDDKEVLALHTKVDLVITLGGDGTVLWAASMFKGPVPPIVPFSLGSLGFMTPFYSEHYKECLDSILKGPISIALRHRLQCHVIRDAAKNEYEAEEPILVLNEVTIDRGISSFLTNLECYCDNSFVTCVQGDGLILSTTSGSTAYSLAAGGSMVHPQVPGILFTPICPHSLSFRPLILPEHVTLRVQVPFNSRSPAWASFDGKDRKQLEPGDALVCSMAPWPVPTACLVDSTNDFLRSIHEGLHWNLRKTQSFDGPRES; this is encoded by the exons ATGGCCCCTAACAAGCTCAATTCATCAtcg GGAAACTCAAGTGTACATGGTTCACAGTCTGATAATGGTTTTATCAGTTCGTTTTCTCTATTCCCCGAGAAAGCGGTGCAAGAACTTCTTCAGTCTCCAGTCCAGGGATCAGACGACCATCTTATAGAGTTCTCGGAGGCGTTAAGAA CCGTTGCGAAGGCCTTAAGGCGAGTAGCTGAAGGAAAAGCTTCTGCTCAAGCTGAGGCCGCTGAATGGAAACGGAAATTCGAGTTGGAGAGGGCGCGGAATATGCAGTTTGATCCTACAG AGAAATCATCCCTAGAGAATCAAGCAGATCTTGGTGATGTGAGGACAAACAGCCCCGCCAACCATCCTCCCTTATCTAAGAAAGCTAATGAGCGGTTTGAAAGATGTTGTTCAAGCAATGGTATTTGCTCCCATGAAGTTCTTAGGGATGGGAAATCTGATTCTGATTCCAAAATGGTCAGAAAG GCTTCATTTAAACTTTCATGGTATTGCAAAGGTGAGCAAAGTGACCAGCACAAACATGACGTTGTCTCTTTCGAGAAAGGAAATATAACCACCGCAGAGCGCAGTAGTAAGCAG ATATCTTTGAAGTGGGAATCAAGCCCGCAGACAGTGCTCATATTGACCAAACCAAATTCACTTTCAGTTCAAATTCTCTGTGTTGAAATGGTTAG ATGGCTGAGGCAGCAAAAGAAGCTAAATATCTATGTTGAACCACGTGTCAGGGTGGATCTTTTGACCGAGTCATCATACTTCAACTTTGTTGAAACCTGGAATGATG ATAAGGAAGTTCTGGCACTGCACACTAAAGTTGACCTGGTAATAACGCTTGGCGGTGATGGAACTGTCCTATGG GCGGCATCTATGTTCAAAGGGCCAGTACCGCCTATCGTCCCCTTCTCTTTAGGTTCTCTCGGCTTCATGACCCCTTTTT ATAGCGAGCATTATAAAGAGTGCCTTGATTCAATTTTGAAGGGTCCCATTAGTATTGCGTTACGACACCGGCTGCAATGCCATGTCATACGAGATGCAGCTAAAAATGAATACGAAGCTGAAGAACCAATACTTGTCCTAAATGAGGTTACGATTGACCGTGGAATATCATCCTTTCTCACAAATCTCGAATGTTATTGTGACAACTCCTTCGTCACGTGTGTGCAAGGCGATGGGTTAATCTTATCTACAACATCTGGCAGCACTGCGTATTCATTGGCAGCTGGCGGTTCAATGGTCCATCCTCAG GTTCCAGGTATTTTGTTCACACCAATATGCCCACATTCTCTATCATTTAGGCCATTGATATTACCTGAGCATGTAACTTTGAGGGTGCAAGTTCCATTCAATAGCAGAAGCCCTGCATGGGCCTCTTTTGATGGCAAGGACAGGAAGCAATTAGAACCAGGGGATGCCCTTGTGTGCAGCATGGCGCCTTGGCCAGTTCCCACGGCGTGCCTTGTTGATTCTACCAACGATTTCTTGCGCAGTATTCACGAGGGACTCCATTGGAACTTGAGAAAGACACAATCATTCGACGGTCCTCGTGAATCATAA
- the LOC107629548 gene encoding protein RETICULATA-RELATED 4, chloroplastic isoform X2: MSSFAFSFTPAPSSSSSTYSPFSSSKTNPPFFASFSSSSSSFSLRLASPPSFSSFSFGINRRTDPAFVLHSTVEVAGGGGDHGSIGGGHGGGGHGGDDDGNAGEHGRKKEAMMVLAEAGRSLESVPSDLAAAIKDGKIPASVVSRFLELEKNPFFRWLLQFGGFKERLLADDLFLAKVGMECGVGIFTKTAAEYDRRREKFFDELEIVFADVVMAILADFMLVYLPAPTVSLRPPLAINAGPIAKFFHNCPDNAFQVALSGTSYSLLQRFGAIARNGAKLFAVGSASSLVGTAVTNALINAKKAVDKSSSGEIENVPILSTSAAYGVYMGVSSNLR, translated from the exons ATGTCGTCGTTCGCTTTCTCTTTCACTCCAgctccctcctcctcctcctccacctattcccctttttcttcttccaaaaCTAACCCTCCCTTCTtcgcttccttttcttcttcttcttcctcattttctcTTCGTCTTGCTTCACCTCCCTCCTTTTCTTCCTTCTCTTTCGGAATCAACCGCCGCACAGATCCCGCTTTCGTTCTCCATTCCACCGTCGAAGTCGCCGGCGGCGGCGGCGATCACGGATCCATCGGCGGCGGTCATGGAGGAGGTGGTCACGGCGGAGACGACGACGGCAATGCGGGCGAGCACGGGAGGAAGAAGGAGGCGATGATGGTGCTGGCGGAGGCAGGGAGGTCGTTGGAGAGCGTGCCTTCAGACTTGGCGGCCGCCATCAAGGACGGAAAGATCCCCGCCTCCGTGGTGTCACGGTTCTTGGAGCTTGAGAAGAATCCATTCTTCCGGTGGCTTCTTCAGTTTGGTGGATTCAAGGAGCGTCTTCTTGCCGATGATCTCTTCCTCGCTAAGGTTGGCATGGAGTGTGGCGTTGGCATCTTCACCAAG ACTGCCGCTGAGTATGACCGCAGGAGAGAAAAATTCTTTGACGAGCTGGAAATAGTTTTCGCAGATGTG GTGATGGCCATACTTGCAGATTTCATGTTGGTTTATCTTCCTGCACCTACCGTGTCTCTTAGACCGCCGCTTGCAATCAATGCAGGCCCCATTGCTAAGTTCTTCCACAACTGCCCGGATAATGCATTCCAG GTTGCTCTCTCTGGGACATCATATTCTTTGTTACAGAGGTTTGGTGCAATAGCG CGTAATGGGGCTAAGCTTTTTGCTGTTGGATCTGCATCATCACTG GTCGGGACAGCTGTGACAAATGCCTTGATTAATGCAAAGAAGGCTGTTGATAAGTCTTCCTCTGGAGAAATCGAAAATGTTCCAATATTATCTACCAGTGCTGCCTATGGTGTCTATATGGGAGTTTCTAGCAACCTCAGGTAA
- the LOC107629551 gene encoding NAD(H) kinase 1 isoform X2 has protein sequence MAPNKLNSSSGNSSVHGSQSDNGFISSFSLFPEKAVQELLQSPVQGSDDHLIEFSEALRTVAKALRRVAEGKASAQAEAAEWKRKFELERARNMQFDPTEKSSLENQADLGDVRTNSPANHPPLSKKANERFERCCSSNGICSHEVLRDGKSDSDSKMVRKASFKLSWYCKGEQSDQHKHDVVSFEKGNITTAERSSKQISLKWESSPQTVLILTKPNSLSVQILCVEMVRWLRQQKKLNIYVEPRVRVDLLTESSYFNFVETWNDDKEVLALHTKVDLVITLGGDGTVLWAASMFKGPVPPIVPFSLDSEHYKECLDSILKGPISIALRHRLQCHVIRDAAKNEYEAEEPILVLNEVTIDRGISSFLTNLECYCDNSFVTCVQGDGLILSTTSGSTAYSLAAGGSMVHPQVPGILFTPICPHSLSFRPLILPEHVTLRVQVPFNSRSPAWASFDGKDRKQLEPGDALVCSMAPWPVPTACLVDSTNDFLRSIHEGLHWNLRKTQSFDGPRES, from the exons ATGGCCCCTAACAAGCTCAATTCATCAtcg GGAAACTCAAGTGTACATGGTTCACAGTCTGATAATGGTTTTATCAGTTCGTTTTCTCTATTCCCCGAGAAAGCGGTGCAAGAACTTCTTCAGTCTCCAGTCCAGGGATCAGACGACCATCTTATAGAGTTCTCGGAGGCGTTAAGAA CCGTTGCGAAGGCCTTAAGGCGAGTAGCTGAAGGAAAAGCTTCTGCTCAAGCTGAGGCCGCTGAATGGAAACGGAAATTCGAGTTGGAGAGGGCGCGGAATATGCAGTTTGATCCTACAG AGAAATCATCCCTAGAGAATCAAGCAGATCTTGGTGATGTGAGGACAAACAGCCCCGCCAACCATCCTCCCTTATCTAAGAAAGCTAATGAGCGGTTTGAAAGATGTTGTTCAAGCAATGGTATTTGCTCCCATGAAGTTCTTAGGGATGGGAAATCTGATTCTGATTCCAAAATGGTCAGAAAG GCTTCATTTAAACTTTCATGGTATTGCAAAGGTGAGCAAAGTGACCAGCACAAACATGACGTTGTCTCTTTCGAGAAAGGAAATATAACCACCGCAGAGCGCAGTAGTAAGCAG ATATCTTTGAAGTGGGAATCAAGCCCGCAGACAGTGCTCATATTGACCAAACCAAATTCACTTTCAGTTCAAATTCTCTGTGTTGAAATGGTTAG ATGGCTGAGGCAGCAAAAGAAGCTAAATATCTATGTTGAACCACGTGTCAGGGTGGATCTTTTGACCGAGTCATCATACTTCAACTTTGTTGAAACCTGGAATGATG ATAAGGAAGTTCTGGCACTGCACACTAAAGTTGACCTGGTAATAACGCTTGGCGGTGATGGAACTGTCCTATGG GCGGCATCTATGTTCAAAGGGCCAGTACCGCCTATCGTCCCCTTCTCTTTAG ATAGCGAGCATTATAAAGAGTGCCTTGATTCAATTTTGAAGGGTCCCATTAGTATTGCGTTACGACACCGGCTGCAATGCCATGTCATACGAGATGCAGCTAAAAATGAATACGAAGCTGAAGAACCAATACTTGTCCTAAATGAGGTTACGATTGACCGTGGAATATCATCCTTTCTCACAAATCTCGAATGTTATTGTGACAACTCCTTCGTCACGTGTGTGCAAGGCGATGGGTTAATCTTATCTACAACATCTGGCAGCACTGCGTATTCATTGGCAGCTGGCGGTTCAATGGTCCATCCTCAG GTTCCAGGTATTTTGTTCACACCAATATGCCCACATTCTCTATCATTTAGGCCATTGATATTACCTGAGCATGTAACTTTGAGGGTGCAAGTTCCATTCAATAGCAGAAGCCCTGCATGGGCCTCTTTTGATGGCAAGGACAGGAAGCAATTAGAACCAGGGGATGCCCTTGTGTGCAGCATGGCGCCTTGGCCAGTTCCCACGGCGTGCCTTGTTGATTCTACCAACGATTTCTTGCGCAGTATTCACGAGGGACTCCATTGGAACTTGAGAAAGACACAATCATTCGACGGTCCTCGTGAATCATAA
- the LOC107629548 gene encoding protein RETICULATA-RELATED 4, chloroplastic isoform X1 codes for MSSFAFSFTPAPSSSSSTYSPFSSSKTNPPFFASFSSSSSSFSLRLASPPSFSSFSFGINRRTDPAFVLHSTVEVAGGGGDHGSIGGGHGGGGHGGDDDGNAGEHGRKKEAMMVLAEAGRSLESVPSDLAAAIKDGKIPASVVSRFLELEKNPFFRWLLQFGGFKERLLADDLFLAKVGMECGVGIFTKTAAEYDRRREKFFDELEIVFADVVMAILADFMLVYLPAPTVSLRPPLAINAGPIAKFFHNCPDNAFQVALSGTSYSLLQRFGAIARNGAKLFAVGSASSLVGTAVTNALINAKKAVDKSSSGEIENVPILSTSAAYGVYMGVSSNLRYQVLAGIIEQRILEPLLHQHKLMLSALCFAVRTGNTYLGSLLWVDYARFIGVQ; via the exons ATGTCGTCGTTCGCTTTCTCTTTCACTCCAgctccctcctcctcctcctccacctattcccctttttcttcttccaaaaCTAACCCTCCCTTCTtcgcttccttttcttcttcttcttcctcattttctcTTCGTCTTGCTTCACCTCCCTCCTTTTCTTCCTTCTCTTTCGGAATCAACCGCCGCACAGATCCCGCTTTCGTTCTCCATTCCACCGTCGAAGTCGCCGGCGGCGGCGGCGATCACGGATCCATCGGCGGCGGTCATGGAGGAGGTGGTCACGGCGGAGACGACGACGGCAATGCGGGCGAGCACGGGAGGAAGAAGGAGGCGATGATGGTGCTGGCGGAGGCAGGGAGGTCGTTGGAGAGCGTGCCTTCAGACTTGGCGGCCGCCATCAAGGACGGAAAGATCCCCGCCTCCGTGGTGTCACGGTTCTTGGAGCTTGAGAAGAATCCATTCTTCCGGTGGCTTCTTCAGTTTGGTGGATTCAAGGAGCGTCTTCTTGCCGATGATCTCTTCCTCGCTAAGGTTGGCATGGAGTGTGGCGTTGGCATCTTCACCAAG ACTGCCGCTGAGTATGACCGCAGGAGAGAAAAATTCTTTGACGAGCTGGAAATAGTTTTCGCAGATGTG GTGATGGCCATACTTGCAGATTTCATGTTGGTTTATCTTCCTGCACCTACCGTGTCTCTTAGACCGCCGCTTGCAATCAATGCAGGCCCCATTGCTAAGTTCTTCCACAACTGCCCGGATAATGCATTCCAG GTTGCTCTCTCTGGGACATCATATTCTTTGTTACAGAGGTTTGGTGCAATAGCG CGTAATGGGGCTAAGCTTTTTGCTGTTGGATCTGCATCATCACTG GTCGGGACAGCTGTGACAAATGCCTTGATTAATGCAAAGAAGGCTGTTGATAAGTCTTCCTCTGGAGAAATCGAAAATGTTCCAATATTATCTACCAGTGCTGCCTATGGTGTCTATATGGGAGTTTCTAGCAACCTCAG GTACCAAGTACTTGCTGGAATTATAGAACAAAGGATTTTGGAACCATTGCTGCACCAGCACAAACTCATGCTCAGCGCGCTTTGCTTTGCTGTTAGAACCGGCAACACTTACTTGGGTTCATTATT GTGGGTGGATTATGCTCGATTTATCGGGGTTCAGTAG